TGCGGTGGGCCGACATCGACCTCGACCGCGGCGTACTCACCGCCGAGCGCAACCGCACCACCGCCAGCTACACCATCGTCGAAGGCGACCCCAAGACCCCCGCCGGCCGACGCGCCGTCGCCTTGAACAAGCGCACCGTGCAGGTGCTGCGGGCGCACCGCCGCCGGTAGCTCGACCAGCGCGCCCAGGCCGTCGAAGACGGCAAGCCGTGGACCGACACCGGATACGTGTTCGTGCGCGCCGACGGGCTGCCGATCAACCCGAACTACGCCACCACCCGTTTCCGGAAACTCGTGCAGCCGGCCGGGCTGCCCCCGGTGCGGTTGCACGACCTACGCCACAGCGTCGCGTCCCTCGCCCACGAAGCCGGAGCCGATCTCAAGCGGTGCGGGACCTGCTCGGGCACGCCAGCATCGTCACCACCGCCGACACCTACACCAGCGTCCCGCCCGAAGCACAACGCCGCTGCGCCGACGCCACCGCCCACCTCGTCCTGGCCGCGGCCCGCCGCACCCGCAGAAAGACCAAGGACAAGGCCCGGAGGAGCCGACCCAACCCGCGGCCGAAAACAGGTGTCCCCACCACCGCCACTGCCGGAAAGGTGACGAAGGCGCAGGTCACAAAGCCGATGCACCGTGGGAAGCCGGCACACACGGCGGCACCCACATCGCACCCACGTGACACTCACCGTCCGCAGCAGGCGAACAGGGCCTGGACCGCGTTCCCACAGGCCGGACCCCTCTTGATCATGTACGCCCGAAGGGACTCGAACCCCTAACCTTCTGATCCGTAGGCCAGGACCTGGTTCGGCATAAGGGTAATCGGACCCGGCGGCCCGCCGCCGTCGAGATGGATGCCGAATACGGGCGTCAGACCGTACGCAAATCGAGGGTGTGCCAGGTTGGTGCGTCTGGGTCGCCGGTCGACCACCACAGGACCCGGCCGCGGGCGAAGGTCGCCGATGCCGCGCTGGTGATCTCGACGGCCCGCTTGGTGGTCAGGTCGTATACCAGCAGACCGGCGGCGGTGGGGTCAGCGCCCGCGCCGGTCTCGCTTAGTACCACGAAGCGGTTCAGCAGCGCCGCGTCCGCAACCGCTGCCAACGCCGTCGGGCCGCCGATCTGCTGACGTTGCGTGCCGTCGGGCCTCATCATATCGATGCGGACCTGGCCCGCAGCGGACATCACTTCGACGCGACACCACTCCGGACTGCAGGTTGCCAGCTCGGAGCCGTTCGTCGCCACCGTGATCTCCCGGTTGGTGGAGAGGTCCTTGAGTTTCGCGGTGGCGGTGTCGAGGCCTCCGGAGCGGATCCACGGCCAGGCGGTCAGCCCCCACTTGCCGGGCTGGGTGCGTTTCGTGACCGGGCCACCTCTGAGGTCGACGTTGCGGATCTCAGTGTTGGTGCCGCGGCCGGCCGCCCAGAACGCGCGGCCATCGCGGACTAGGACGTCGTACTGGCTGCCGAAGAACAGTGCGTTGCCAGTGTCCGCGGTCAGCCGTCGAGCCGGTCCGCCGCGGACATCGGCGGCCCATAGTTCTATTGGGCGCCCGGCGGTCTGCTCGGTCCACACCAGCGTAGCGCCGTCGGATGTGACGTTGCTGAAGTCGGGGTTGCTGTCTTGCGGGCGGCGCCGCAGTTCCCGAACGGTGCCGTCGGCGTTGCGGAGGACCAGCCGCTGCGTCTCCCCGTCCGGCGACGCCGCGGTGCCGACGGCGGTGCGGGCATCGAGAAAGTACCGCGGGTTGAACAGTGGCCCGTCGCTGAGGTTGCCCGGGATGTCGGCGCGCTCAGCCCTCGGCCAGACGGCCGCCGCGCTGCGGTCGGGCGGTGGCGGCGGCGGGTCCGGGATCGGACGCACCAACAGGTAGGCGCTGGCGGCCACAGCGATGGTGACGGCCGCGATGCCGGCGCGCCGAGGGGCCGTTGGTCGGGCGGCCGCTTTCTTGGCGGGGCGCTGCTTCGTGGCGAGGCTCATTGGTACGGCTTCTCCGGTGTGGCGGTCTGCGTCCAGGAGGCCACCTCGAGGTAAGGGATGTCCGCGTCGTTGACCGGATCCTTACTGGTCGTGGCCGTGTACCTGCCGACTACCTCGACCCAGGTGTCCGGCGCGGCGGAGGGGACGTCGCCCGCCAGGCCGACTTTGATGGGTCGGCCATCGGCGGCGCAGCACGACATGATTATGCGGGCGAGCATGGGCTTGCCGTCGGCGCCCGGCGTGATGAATCCGACGAGCCGGACCTTGCGGCCGGCGAGGCTCTTGCCACCGTCGTACAGCGAACGCGAGGCGTACTCCAGCAGGCTCAGCGGAACCACATCGCCTGGTGGGAGGGGTGGAGCGTCCGAGATTTCGGAGGCCGAGATGGTGCCGGCCTGCCCTGCGGCGTAGGAGCCGAGCGCGGGCGGAGCCATGAGCAGCAATGCGAGCGCGGGCAGCATCATCAGCCAGCCGACCCAAGGCTCGTGGGCGTGCCCGTGTCCGTCGTCGTGCCCGTGGTCGTGCTGTTTGCTGGCGGACGGCTTCCGCCATTCGTGCCACAGTGTCATGACTGCGGCCGCGACGAGTATGAGGCCGGCCACGACGAGGAAGGGCCGCAGGCCCTCCTTGACGTAGCGGAGGTAGACGCCGGTAAGGCTGACTTTGACGATCGTGCCGCCGAAGAGCAGCATGATCACGGCTTGCGCTCGGCGGTTCACAGCAGCACCGCCCCGACGCCGACGCCGACGCCGACGGCAGCCACGAAGGTGGCGGGGGCGAATCGGACGACGAAGCGGCGGCCGAACACGCCAGCCTGCATGGATATCAGCTTGAGGTCGACCATCGGCCCGACGACGAGGAAGACCAGGCGCGAGGTCAGAGAGAACTGGCTCAGAGAGGCCGCGACAAACGCATCAGCCTCGCTGCAGATGGACAGCAGAACGGCTAGCACGGCGAGCGCGATGACGGACAGGACCGCGTTGTCGGCGAGCGTCTGCAGCCATGCTTCAGGCACGACGACGTTGATGGTGGCGGCTGCGGCGGCGCCCACGACGAGGAAGCCGCCAGCGTGCATGACATCGTGCCGGCAGGCCGCCCAGAACGCCCGCGACCGCGACTGGTCGTCGAGATCCGGGCGGCGCGGCAGCCGGATCCACTCCGCCTTGCCGAGGCGTAGCCAGAGCCACCCCATCGCGACGGCGACGACCAGGCTGGCCACGAACCGGGCCACCGCCATCTCGGGGGTGCCGGGGAAGGCGACGACCGTCGCGGTGAGGACGATCGGGTTGATCGCCGGGGCGGCCAGCAGGAACGCCAAGGCGGCGGCGGGCGTCACGCCGCGCCGGATCAGCGACCCTGCGATGGGCACGCTACCGCACTCGCAGCCGGGCAGCACCACGCCCGCGATACCGGCGGCGGGGACCGCTAGGGCGGGGTGCTGGGGAAGTGCCTTGGCCCAGAACGACCGCGGCACATATACGGCGATCACCGCGGACAGGACGACGCCGAAGACGAGGAACGGCACGGCCTGAACCATGACCGAGACGAAGACCGTGGTCCAGGTCTGCAGCACCGCTTCCGACAACCAGGAGCCGAGGGGCCCGGCGAACAGCGCCAGCAACACGAGCAGGGCGGCAAGGATTTCCACGGATCCGACCTTGGCGCGCATGTTGGACCACCGAGACGGCCGCTCGGGCGGCGGTGGTGTCACGGCCTTCCGCTTCGGCGGGGCGGTCGACCAGTCGACATCCGTCGACGCGGAACGCCGGGTCTTCACGCCATCGGTTAGTGGCACGCAGCTACTCCATTCCGGGGCGTCGCTGTGGTCGCGGTACAACGTAGCGGCCGGACCGGGCCAAGGCCATCCCCTCGCGCGCGTGGGCAGACGCCGTACGGGATGACGTGGTGCTCGGCGGCGACCGCGTATCGGCGACCGCCGCATAGCTCCGCCCGGCCCCGCCGGGTGCCAGCCAGCGAGTAGGAAGAGGCACCCGGCCGTCTCCCGAGGCGGCCCTATTTCACAGTCCCCTACATCGAGATCGAATACTGGCAACAGGTGACCGCCCCCGAGGACCCGTACGAATAGCGGTGCCGTCACGGGGCGGCTGACCGAGGCGCGTTTCGGGGCAGGCCCTGTCCTTCGGTGCCCGGGCAGGTCGAGGGTGACTCCTGCGTGAGGCGCCGGTCTCGGTGGTGCGCCGGCTCGGGCAGTCGCAGGCGCAGCCGGCCGGTCTCGTCGGTGCTCACCTCAGCCGCGACGCCATACACGTCGTGCAGGAGCCGGTCGGTGAGGACCTCTCCCGGAGGGCCGGCGGCGGCAACCTCGCCCCGGTGCAGGACGGCGAGGCGGTCGCAGTAGGCGGCGGCGAGTTCGATGTCGTGCAGGGCGGCGACGACGGTGATCCCGAGGCCGCAGACCAGGTCGAGGACCGCCAGTTGGTGGGCGAGGTCCAGGTGGTTGGTCGGTTCGTCGAGCAGCAGTAGCCGGGGTTGTTGGGCCAGGGCTCGGGCGAGGTGGGCGCGTTGGCGCTCGCCGCCGGAGAGTGTGGCCATCCGCCGTCCGGCGAGGTCGGCCAGTGAGCAGCGCCGTATCGCGTCGGCCACGACCCGGTAATCGTCGGCGGTGACCCCGGCGAGGGCGGACTGGTGCGGTACGCGACCCAGCGCGACCAGGTCGATGACCGTGTGCTCGAGATCCGGCGGCGTGTCCTGGGTGAGGACGGCCACCTGACGGGTGCAGACGATTGGCCCGCGACTACGAACGCAAAACCGCGCACGCCGAAGCGATGATCAAAGTCGCCATGATCCGATTGATGGCCGCCCGCCTCGCCGGCGAGGACATCGAACCGCAAGGCCCCATCGAAACCGAAGCAGCCCGACGCCTCAACGACGAACTCAACCAGAAGTAGCCACCGGGTTACCCAACACCCTCTGAGACATAGAAGGCTCCGAGGGGTCGAACGTGAACCGGCTTTTCCAAGACTTTCTCGGTCCGCGTCGGCGACGCGGCCTGCGCGCGGCCGCCCACCGCTTCAACCAAGACCCATCCCACGCCGCTGCGCGACGCGGGAGCTACCGCGCGTCTGGTCTCGGTCAGTTCTCGAGTTAGGCGCTGCCGTTGCATGGGTGTAGCGCAGGGTCGGTGAGTCCCGCCCCGCCGTGCTGGACGCTCGACGGCCGACCGATCCCAGGTGGTTGCCAGCCCTTGACCAGGTGCCGCAGTATGTGGGTACTGAAAGGCTCGGCGGTATAAAGCGAGAGAACCGGTGGACTGGCTACATTTCAGTCCCCTGCTCAGGGTGCCAAGCGCTGAAGTTTTCAGCGAGATCCGACAAATGCAAAGAGATGTCGGAGTCCAGAGCGAATCCCAGACCGGCCACCACGACCAGCACCATCTCCAGCGCCAGCACCAGCCGGCGGGCTCGGACAGCCTCGCTCATCAACCTCACCTGTCGCACCTCGGCAGCTAGCCGCGCCGGCTGATCCTGGCGTCCCTCTCGACGCCGGGACGCGGGCCGCCGGGCTCCAGCGACGACCGGCGGCTCCGTACCGCCCGCTGATCCAGACGCTGGACCGGTTCCTCGACGCACTGCCCGCGTGGATCGCCGCCGCACCAAGCCGTCGGGTACGAGCAGGCCACCGGCGGGCGTCGCCGCCAGAGCAGCGGCGACCTCGGTATCGCAGGTGCGGCCAGCCCGGTGCGGGCGGGCGTCAACGCGGGCCGGCTCGGCGGTGAGGTCACTGCGCGGATCAGGTGCCGATGTCGACACCTTCGTGCCTTTCTGGTCTCATCCGGTTCGAGATTTACCATACTCGGCTTATGGGCCGCTCTCCGATGCATGGCGCCGGGGGTCGGAGAGCACGGGGGTGAGGGGATCGACATGGAGCGGGGAGAGAGGCGGCGCCTCACTCGACGTCAGGTGCTCACCGGCATCGCTGGGACCGGCGTTGGCGCCGTGGGCGCCGCGGCGCTGGCCGGTGTGTTCCTCGGCCGCGACCGGGCGACGGCGAACCCGCTCCTGGTCGAGAACCAGACGTTACCGATCACGTCGAATCTCTGGGCCAACCAGGGGCAGCCCGCATTCCTGCACGTGCGGCGGTTCCTGGCTCCCGGACCGGTACCCCCGCCCGACCGTGAGCAGGTGGTCATGGTGGCCGGCCGGACCAGTCCAGCGCTCGTGTCGTTCGACCTGCAGAGCGACAAGCCGGGCCCGCCCTACAGTTGGGCGCGGGTGCTGGCGGAGGCCGGTTTCGACGTGTGGGTCATGGACTTCCAGGGGATGGGCCTGTCGTCGCGTCCCGACGTGATGAACGACAAGTGCAATGTCCTGCGGGGCCAGCAACCGGTGCTGGGGGTGAACTGCCCGCCGAGCTATGCCGGGCCACTTGGCAACTCGCATTCCGACTGGCAGGAACTGCACACCGTCGTCGAGCACGTCCGGTTTCAGACGGCGAAGCCCAACCAGCTCCAGCAGAAACGGGTGATCCTCGTCGGATACTCGGCCGGAGCCTTTGCGGTCGGACCGTACGCGATCCACCAGCCCGGAAAGGTTAAAGGAATCCTCCTGCTCGCTCCGATCTTCCCGCCCCAGGGTCGAAGCCGGCACCCGCAGATCGCCACGGAAACCCTGTATCCGCTCAAGCCGGTGCCGGCACCGACCACGCCCGAGGCCTTCTTCGGAGCTCCCATGGGAATTGGGACCAAGAATCCCGTAATCGTCGACGGACGATGGATTCCGGGCACCGGGCTGGCGCTCAAGTCGGATTGCGGCGGCGACCCGTCGGTCGTCGACGACATCTGGCGAGCGATGCGGGAGAACGATCCCGAGGGCGCCAAATGGTCGAGCGCGTTGGCGCCGGAGGGCGTGTACCGGCACCGGGGCTTCCCGTTGTGGTGGGGCTGGAACGATGCGGTCGCGGCAAACGGCGGGCGGTCCTTCCTGCCGGAGGTGCCCCCCGTCCTGGGCCACGACACCCCCGTCTGCGTCATCGATGGAGAAGACGACGGCGTGGCGAATTTCACCGGAGACACCGGCGGCCAGGGAGAATTCAGAGTACGCGCCCTCTACGACGCCATCTCGGGGCCGCGGAAGCTGTACTACAAGGTCGCCTGCGCCGGTCATCTGCTGATGTGGGAGGGGCGGCGGGACCGGCTGCACCAACTGTCCGTCGAGTGGCTCAGGGGGTTCACCGCAGGAGGCCTTCCCGGTCAGACGGGAGCGTTCTACGTCCCCTTGGCGGGGCCGCCGCAACCCATGGGAATCGAGTCGAGACCGCGCCCCCGAGTGCCACTGCCCCCGGGCCGGTAGGTCAGCCGGATGCGCCGTATCGCCGCCGGCGCCGACTTGGCCGACGCCGAGGCACGGACTGCGCGTACACGTCTCCCGGGCTCGCGGTGTGACGGCGTCCGCCTCGGTCAGGCTGGCCGGGGCGGCCGACAGGGCGGTGACGATGAGATCCGGGTTGGCGGCGGGCACCCCGGTGGGTCGCCGCCGGTCACGGTGTCGTCAGCTCTCGACCGCGACGTCCACCGGGCCGACGCGCAGGGTGCCGTCGTTCAGTGGCGTGCAGCGCACCCCGCCGTGGCGGCGCAGCGCCCGCCACGCGCCGGGCCCGATCGTGACGTCCATCCAGGCGCACGGGTTGGCCGGCCGGTTGACCCGCAGCCGCACTGGGCCGTCCCCCGAGTTCAGGATGAGCACCGACCCGACCAGGTCGTCCACCGCGACGCCGGTGGTCAGGATGTTGCGCCGGACCTGCACTAGGTCGACGCCGGGCGGCAGCGACTCCTGCGCGATCACGGTCACGCTCGCCGCGCGGTGCGCCGGCCGGCCGAAGTACCGGTCGCCGACGATGCCCAGCTCGGCCCGGAGTCGTACCTCGGTCACCAGTTCGCCGGGCGGGGCGGGCAGCGGGCCGTCGGCGGGCCGCCCCACGTAGCGGTGTACCGGCGAGGCCAGCAGCTGGACGATGCGCGGCACAGCGGGATTCTACGGAGCCGGCACCGCCCGCCGGGCGGACTTGGGCGAGCCGCGGAGGCCGATGACGCCGGGGACTGCTTGCCTGCCGGTCGGGTAACGGGGCTCGGTGAGCGTCACAGGGATCGCCGACCACTAGTTGCTCGCGGACGG
This genomic interval from Micromonospora coxensis contains the following:
- a CDS encoding alpha/beta hydrolase; the encoded protein is MERGERRRLTRRQVLTGIAGTGVGAVGAAALAGVFLGRDRATANPLLVENQTLPITSNLWANQGQPAFLHVRRFLAPGPVPPPDREQVVMVAGRTSPALVSFDLQSDKPGPPYSWARVLAEAGFDVWVMDFQGMGLSSRPDVMNDKCNVLRGQQPVLGVNCPPSYAGPLGNSHSDWQELHTVVEHVRFQTAKPNQLQQKRVILVGYSAGAFAVGPYAIHQPGKVKGILLLAPIFPPQGRSRHPQIATETLYPLKPVPAPTTPEAFFGAPMGIGTKNPVIVDGRWIPGTGLALKSDCGGDPSVVDDIWRAMRENDPEGAKWSSALAPEGVYRHRGFPLWWGWNDAVAANGGRSFLPEVPPVLGHDTPVCVIDGEDDGVANFTGDTGGQGEFRVRALYDAISGPRKLYYKVACAGHLLMWEGRRDRLHQLSVEWLRGFTAGGLPGQTGAFYVPLAGPPQPMGIESRPRPRVPLPPGR
- a CDS encoding molybdenum cofactor biosysynthesis protein is translated as MPRIVQLLASPVHRYVGRPADGPLPAPPGELVTEVRLRAELGIVGDRYFGRPAHRAASVTVIAQESLPPGVDLVQVRRNILTTGVAVDDLVGSVLILNSGDGPVRLRVNRPANPCAWMDVTIGPGAWRALRRHGGVRCTPLNDGTLRVGPVDVAVES
- a CDS encoding site-specific integrase codes for the protein MAEWTAEQLATFLGDVTDDSLLAFWWLTALRGLPCGEMCGLRWADIDLDRGVLTAERNRTTASYTIVEGDPKTPAGRRAVALNKRTVQVLRAHRRR
- a CDS encoding TolB family protein codes for the protein MSLATKQRPAKKAAARPTAPRRAGIAAVTIAVAASAYLLVRPIPDPPPPPPDRSAAAVWPRAERADIPGNLSDGPLFNPRYFLDARTAVGTAASPDGETQRLVLRNADGTVRELRRRPQDSNPDFSNVTSDGATLVWTEQTAGRPIELWAADVRGGPARRLTADTGNALFFGSQYDVLVRDGRAFWAAGRGTNTEIRNVDLRGGPVTKRTQPGKWGLTAWPWIRSGGLDTATAKLKDLSTNREITVATNGSELATCSPEWCRVEVMSAAGQVRIDMMRPDGTQRQQIGGPTALAAVADAALLNRFVVLSETGAGADPTAAGLLVYDLTTKRAVEITSAASATFARGRVLWWSTGDPDAPTWHTLDLRTV
- a CDS encoding ABC transporter ATP-binding protein → MAVLTQDTPPDLEHTVIDLVALGRVPHQSALAGVTADDYRVVADAIRRCSLADLAGRRMATLSGGERQRAHLARALAQQPRLLLLDEPTNHLDLAHQLAVLDLVCGLGITVVAALHDIELAAAYCDRLAVLHRGEVAAAGPPGEVLTDRLLHDVYGVAAEVSTDETGRLRLRLPEPAHHRDRRLTQESPSTCPGTEGQGLPRNAPRSAAP
- a CDS encoding TIGR03943 family putative permease subunit, which produces MLLFGGTIVKVSLTGVYLRYVKEGLRPFLVVAGLILVAAAVMTLWHEWRKPSASKQHDHGHDDGHGHAHEPWVGWLMMLPALALLLMAPPALGSYAAGQAGTISASEISDAPPLPPGDVVPLSLLEYASRSLYDGGKSLAGRKVRLVGFITPGADGKPMLARIIMSCCAADGRPIKVGLAGDVPSAAPDTWVEVVGRYTATTSKDPVNDADIPYLEVASWTQTATPEKPYQ
- a CDS encoding permease; the protein is MRAKVGSVEILAALLVLLALFAGPLGSWLSEAVLQTWTTVFVSVMVQAVPFLVFGVVLSAVIAVYVPRSFWAKALPQHPALAVPAAGIAGVVLPGCECGSVPIAGSLIRRGVTPAAALAFLLAAPAINPIVLTATVVAFPGTPEMAVARFVASLVVAVAMGWLWLRLGKAEWIRLPRRPDLDDQSRSRAFWAACRHDVMHAGGFLVVGAAAAATINVVVPEAWLQTLADNAVLSVIALAVLAVLLSICSEADAFVAASLSQFSLTSRLVFLVVGPMVDLKLISMQAGVFGRRFVVRFAPATFVAAVGVGVGVGAVLL
- a CDS encoding site-specific integrase; the encoded protein is MRADGLPINPNYATTRFRKLVQPAGLPPVRLHDLRHSVASLAHEAGADLKRCGTCSGTPASSPPPTPTPASRPKHNAAAPTPPPTSSWPRPAAPAERPRTRPGGADPTRGRKQVSPPPPLPER